One Halostella limicola genomic window carries:
- a CDS encoding TIGR00296 family protein, producing the protein MSQVQSVDLSYEDGARAVELAREAVESYVRNGQREQPGSMRDAFYARTGAFIRLESTRGRGSLRGCSGGYQEDDQLGHVIVDSAIRAASDDSCGSEVTPAELSNLTVSVCAVRNVVLTDDPVADMDLGTHGVAVDAGGDSGWLYPTVPVENDWSEAEYLARVCRKAGLNPTAWQDDDVMVTLFEGQIFREREPEGSIEEL; encoded by the coding sequence ATGTCTCAGGTACAGAGCGTCGATCTCTCGTACGAAGACGGCGCCCGAGCGGTCGAACTGGCGCGGGAAGCCGTCGAATCGTACGTTCGCAACGGACAACGTGAGCAGCCGGGCAGCATGCGCGACGCCTTCTACGCGCGCACCGGCGCGTTCATTCGTCTGGAGTCGACGCGGGGGCGGGGGAGCCTTCGAGGGTGTTCCGGCGGGTATCAGGAAGACGACCAGCTCGGCCACGTCATCGTCGACTCCGCCATCCGCGCCGCGAGCGACGACTCCTGCGGATCGGAGGTGACACCCGCGGAGCTGTCGAACCTCACCGTCTCCGTCTGTGCGGTCCGTAACGTCGTGCTGACCGACGACCCCGTCGCCGATATGGATCTCGGCACCCACGGCGTCGCGGTCGACGCCGGCGGCGACAGCGGCTGGCTCTACCCGACGGTCCCCGTCGAGAACGACTGGTCCGAGGCCGAGTACCTCGCGCGCGTCTGCCGCAAGGCCGGCCTCAACCCCACCGCCTGGCAGGACGACGACGTGATGGTGACGCTGTTCGAGGGCCAGATCTTCCGCGAGCGCGAGCCCGAAGGCAGCATCGAGGAGCTGTAA
- a CDS encoding nicotinate phosphoribosyltransferase, with product MTNPFDTVSAEAVLDGTATDAYFERTERTLEHADRNPHVVAEVTADQFPTGEFEVFGGVKDVAHLFEGRAVDVDALAEGQLFDGGPVLRIEGAYLEFARFETSLLGFLSQASAFTTNALRARKAAPESLVLSFGARHVHPAITPVVERAGLIAGLDGFSHVAAGEVLGREAGGTMPHALIICFGRGQQEAAWAAFDEAVDEDVPRVALCDTFTDEKDETIRAAETLGDALDSVRLDTTGSRRGDFRHIVREVRWELDARGREDVGIFLSGGLTPVELRNLRDVADGFGIGSYVTDADPLDFGLDIVEVDGEPIAKRGKLSGVKDVYRTPDGTHHVGLANRDGPEDGEALLKPLVRDGEIVREFDIDEAAARAQADAEQVGFE from the coding sequence ATGACGAACCCGTTCGACACGGTGTCGGCAGAGGCCGTCCTCGACGGCACGGCGACTGACGCCTACTTCGAGCGCACGGAGCGGACGCTCGAACACGCCGACAGGAACCCGCACGTCGTCGCCGAGGTGACGGCCGACCAGTTCCCGACCGGCGAGTTCGAGGTCTTCGGCGGCGTCAAGGACGTCGCGCACCTGTTCGAGGGGCGGGCCGTCGACGTGGACGCGCTGGCCGAGGGACAGCTGTTCGACGGCGGTCCCGTCCTCCGCATCGAGGGGGCGTATCTGGAGTTCGCGCGCTTCGAGACCTCCCTGCTTGGCTTTCTCTCGCAGGCGAGCGCGTTCACGACGAACGCGCTGCGCGCACGGAAGGCCGCGCCGGAGTCGCTCGTCCTCTCGTTCGGCGCGCGCCACGTCCACCCCGCGATCACCCCCGTCGTCGAGCGCGCCGGCCTGATCGCCGGCCTCGACGGCTTCTCCCACGTCGCCGCCGGCGAGGTGTTAGGCCGCGAGGCCGGCGGCACGATGCCCCACGCCCTGATCATCTGCTTCGGCCGCGGCCAGCAGGAGGCGGCGTGGGCGGCGTTCGACGAGGCCGTCGACGAGGACGTCCCCCGCGTCGCGCTCTGTGACACCTTCACCGACGAGAAAGACGAGACGATCCGCGCCGCAGAGACGCTGGGCGACGCCCTCGACAGCGTTCGCCTCGACACGACGGGGTCGCGCCGCGGCGACTTCCGACACATCGTCCGCGAGGTGCGCTGGGAGCTCGACGCCCGCGGCCGCGAGGACGTCGGCATCTTCCTCTCCGGCGGGCTGACGCCCGTCGAACTGCGCAACCTCCGGGACGTGGCCGACGGCTTCGGCATCGGGAGCTACGTCACGGACGCCGACCCGCTCGACTTCGGCCTCGACATCGTGGAGGTCGACGGCGAGCCGATCGCCAAGCGCGGCAAGCTCTCGGGCGTGAAGGACGTGTACCGGACGCCGGACGGTACCCACCACGTCGGCCTCGCGAACCGGGACGGCCCGGAGGACGGCGAGGCGCTCCTGAAGCCGCTCGTCCGCGACGGCGAGATCGTCCGCGAGTTCGACATCGACGAGGCGGCGGCGCGAGCGCAGGCCGACGCCGAGCAGGTCGGTTTCGAGTGA